One window from the genome of bacterium encodes:
- a CDS encoding Gfo/Idh/MocA family oxidoreductase translates to MAERLKIAFAGARHFHAMMFLNTIKKMPHEIVAIADVDTAFIEEKSAAFGCRGYNDYKVMLDTEKPDFVFSFGKHRDMAGILKEILARNIPVCTEKPITDDPDTMRSLAETAKKNGIYTDVALPLRFSPILLTINAFREKHDIGKVVHCYFRNMAGPVQRYVDWGNAWMIDKELALGGPFMNEGAHYIDLFLQIAGQPITSSIGFTTNHIYGGSIDDNTTVVMNTADGTRCVIEICYGYPTSNNWRDLACVVNTENYLFTLLDREEPREFALEIRSRIDNHVETVDLLPYEQRVYRVFTEETLNNFISGKAGIVPFDYYCGIVDVLASVYGKH, encoded by the coding sequence ATGGCTGAAAGACTGAAAATCGCTTTTGCAGGCGCCAGGCATTTTCATGCAATGATGTTTCTCAATACGATAAAAAAAATGCCTCATGAGATTGTGGCAATTGCGGATGTGGACACAGCATTCATAGAAGAAAAGTCAGCCGCATTCGGGTGCCGCGGATACAACGATTACAAAGTCATGCTCGACACGGAAAAACCCGACTTCGTCTTCTCATTCGGCAAGCATCGCGATATGGCAGGCATCCTGAAAGAAATATTGGCACGCAACATCCCCGTGTGCACAGAGAAGCCGATAACCGATGATCCAGATACTATGCGTTCACTCGCCGAAACCGCAAAGAAAAACGGCATCTACACAGACGTCGCACTGCCGTTGAGGTTCAGTCCGATCCTGCTCACTATCAACGCATTTCGAGAAAAACATGATATCGGGAAAGTCGTCCACTGTTATTTCAGGAACATGGCAGGTCCGGTTCAGAGGTATGTCGACTGGGGAAACGCCTGGATGATCGACAAAGAGCTGGCTCTCGGAGGCCCATTCATGAACGAGGGCGCTCACTACATAGACCTCTTCCTGCAAATAGCAGGACAACCAATCACATCTTCTATTGGATTTACGACCAATCATATATATGGCGGCTCGATAGACGACAATACCACGGTGGTCATGAATACGGCTGATGGCACTAGGTGCGTGATCGAGATATGTTACGGCTATCCCACTTCGAATAACTGGAGAGACCTGGCATGCGTGGTAAATACTGAAAACTACCTCTTCACCTTACTCGACAGAGAAGAACCCAGGGAATTCGCACTTGAGATAAGGTCGAGGATAGATAACCATGTTGAAACGGTGGACCTTTTGCCATATGAGCAAAGGGTATACAGAGTCTTCACTGAAGAGACGCTCAACAACTTCATAAGCGGCAAAGCCGGAATCGTTCCGTTCGATTATTACTGCGGCATCGTCGATGTTCTGGCATCTGTATACGGAAAACACTGA
- a CDS encoding PEP-CTERM sorting domain-containing protein, translating into MKRIIIAVAIFAAMAVCSSAMAIQLHWDGITGGIGGYYNTPSTNGIGYGLTDYHDMWSCEIVFDSVSGIPGYVDGSPLITFCVEWNEDLIGENDFTATLNTGAVKGGVSGQTETDFDPLSDQSAWLFTQYSNGATFGIADVNRRAAVVQEAIWSLEDELTWSDDYTETAGVIASADAAVNSGWTNQNVRVLNIVWADEEGHDGQDVLVIVPEPSSIVVLFGALGSFVISRRRKN; encoded by the coding sequence ATGAAAAGAATAATTATAGCAGTCGCAATTTTCGCAGCAATGGCAGTTTGCAGTTCGGCTATGGCGATTCAACTTCATTGGGATGGCATTACTGGTGGTATTGGCGGATATTACAATACCCCATCAACCAATGGAATTGGATACGGCCTCACCGATTATCATGACATGTGGTCTTGTGAAATTGTATTTGACTCGGTCAGCGGCATACCGGGTTATGTTGACGGTTCTCCTCTGATAACTTTCTGTGTGGAATGGAATGAAGACCTCATCGGTGAAAATGATTTCACTGCCACCCTGAATACCGGTGCAGTTAAGGGCGGGGTCAGTGGTCAGACAGAGACCGACTTTGACCCGCTGTCTGATCAGAGTGCATGGCTGTTTACTCAGTATTCCAACGGCGCAACATTTGGGATTGCTGATGTTAACAGGCGTGCCGCAGTTGTTCAAGAGGCAATATGGTCGCTTGAAGATGAGTTGACATGGTCAGATGACTACACTGAGACAGCCGGTGTCATCGCAAGTGCAGATGCTGCTGTAAACTCAGGCTGGACAAATCAGAATGTCAGAGTGCTCAACATAGTTTGGGCAGATGAAGAAGGACATGATGGCCAGGATGTATTGGTTATTGTTCCTGAGCCTTCTTCGATCGTAGTGTTGTTTGGCGCTCTTGGTTCGTTTGTCATTTCCAGGCGCCGAAAAAATTAA
- a CDS encoding Gfo/Idh/MocA family oxidoreductase — protein MKVGIIGTGICRMHANGFKKCEDVEIKTVCDVNTERAEKFAKDYDVKNICSDYHELFADPEIEAVTVGVPNALHAPVVIAAFEAGKHVMCEKPISTCAEDARKMVEAGKKSGKIFMMGFNNRFRGDTQLLKKCIENGDLGDIYYAKTGWLRRKGIPGMGGWFTTKALSGGGPLIDLGVHVLDLALWLMGNPKPVYVMGSSYAKFGPEIAEKNGGTYDVEDLATGMVKLENGATVFVEASWASHVENERIYTQLIGTKGGAEVDPLKIYTDINGSTANIEMSYPNVSGHEMEIVHFVECIRQNKTPIATGEHGLHIQLILDAIYESTVTGKGVEI, from the coding sequence ATGAAAGTTGGAATTATCGGTACGGGAATCTGCCGGATGCATGCAAACGGCTTCAAGAAGTGTGAGGATGTCGAGATCAAGACGGTTTGTGACGTCAACACAGAGCGCGCAGAGAAGTTTGCTAAGGATTATGATGTCAAAAATATCTGCAGCGATTATCATGAGCTTTTTGCGGACCCGGAAATAGAGGCCGTAACTGTTGGAGTGCCGAATGCTCTGCATGCGCCGGTCGTGATTGCTGCATTTGAGGCGGGCAAGCATGTAATGTGTGAAAAACCAATTTCGACCTGCGCTGAGGATGCGCGAAAGATGGTCGAGGCAGGTAAGAAGTCCGGCAAGATATTTATGATGGGCTTTAATAACAGGTTCAGAGGCGATACTCAGCTCTTGAAAAAGTGCATCGAAAACGGCGACCTGGGTGATATTTACTACGCCAAGACCGGCTGGCTCAGGCGCAAAGGCATCCCTGGAATGGGCGGATGGTTTACTACAAAAGCGCTCTCCGGCGGTGGGCCCCTCATCGACCTTGGTGTGCATGTCCTTGACCTTGCACTCTGGCTGATGGGCAACCCGAAGCCGGTATATGTGATGGGATCGTCTTATGCCAAATTCGGACCTGAGATTGCTGAGAAAAATGGCGGAACATATGATGTCGAAGACCTGGCGACAGGTATGGTAAAGCTCGAAAACGGCGCGACTGTGTTCGTGGAAGCGAGTTGGGCATCGCATGTGGAGAATGAAAGAATTTATACTCAGTTGATCGGCACAAAAGGCGGAGCGGAAGTTGACCCGCTGAAGATTTATACAGACATCAACGGCTCTACGGCAAATATCGAGATGAGCTACCCGAATGTTTCGGGGCATGAGATGGAGATTGTGCATTTTGTGGAGTGTATAAGGCAGAATAAAACACCAATTGCGACTGGTGAACACGGGCTGCATATACAGCTCATTCTTGATGCGATATACGAATCGACAGTTACCGGCAAAGGAGTTGAGATTTAG
- a CDS encoding Gfo/Idh/MocA family oxidoreductase: MKVAIIGICGANARKHLNSYKELDEQISVVVDTNPKGQLIADELNCTFLDDYAKLDASMAEIASVSLPPYLHARVVEHLISKGIHVLCEKPLPLTASEGQRLKGIIETGKVSVMVGFCLRFSKKFMAIRELIEQGKIGTPVQIRSRYSAPSAIEGSWRADPDMGGGIMLVNSVHYFDLAPWLIGSGVMCIDAYGDSAFHGQSAEDNAHIILSHENGCKTIIDANYWNVNSSTTEFEVIGTKGRTFILQNTVIMENSDGTDKIEIENDKMYLAEVSHFIESVKSGNAPQPGISEGINAAILAENAALSMKRGERIWLKD; this comes from the coding sequence ATGAAAGTTGCAATAATCGGAATCTGTGGCGCAAACGCCAGAAAACACCTGAACTCATACAAAGAACTAGATGAGCAGATAAGCGTAGTAGTTGACACAAACCCGAAAGGTCAGTTGATAGCCGATGAACTAAACTGCACATTCCTTGACGACTACGCAAAACTGGATGCCTCGATGGCTGAGATCGCCAGCGTCAGTCTGCCTCCGTATCTGCATGCACGGGTCGTGGAACACCTGATATCAAAAGGAATACATGTTCTGTGCGAAAAACCGCTCCCATTGACTGCAAGCGAAGGACAACGGCTGAAAGGCATTATCGAAACCGGCAAAGTCAGCGTTATGGTGGGCTTTTGCCTCAGATTCAGCAAAAAATTTATGGCCATACGCGAGTTGATTGAACAGGGAAAGATCGGCACCCCAGTCCAGATCAGGTCCAGATACAGCGCACCAAGCGCAATAGAGGGATCTTGGCGCGCCGACCCCGATATGGGCGGCGGGATAATGCTCGTCAACAGTGTCCATTATTTCGACCTTGCACCATGGCTTATTGGCAGCGGAGTGATGTGTATCGATGCATATGGAGATTCTGCGTTCCACGGGCAGTCTGCTGAAGATAACGCCCACATCATTCTCTCACACGAGAACGGATGCAAGACTATCATCGACGCAAATTACTGGAACGTCAACTCATCGACCACCGAATTTGAAGTCATTGGCACCAAGGGCAGAACGTTTATTCTCCAGAATACAGTGATTATGGAGAATTCGGACGGCACCGATAAGATCGAAATCGAAAACGATAAAATGTATCTCGCCGAGGTGAGTCATTTCATCGAATCGGTGAAGTCCGGCAATGCTCCACAACCCGGCATATCCGAAGGAATAAACGCTGCCATACTGGCGGAAAATGCAGCACTGTCCATGAAACGAGGAGAACGAATATGGCTGAAAGACTGA
- a CDS encoding pyridoxamine 5'-phosphate oxidase family protein: MIAIDFDALSEEIIHILEKEQSVVLATSSDDKVTARTMCHVNDGLDIYFGTNNKSRKYEQMNINPQVALAVGNMQIEAIATICGHPSNNPEFKNIYNAKFPHLAGLYPPHEDDVVIKCTPTKITLFKYDGKPFWDILYPDQKKACRE; encoded by the coding sequence ATGATTGCTATTGATTTTGATGCATTAAGCGAAGAAATAATACACATTCTGGAAAAAGAACAATCCGTAGTTTTGGCCACATCATCAGACGATAAAGTAACCGCAAGGACAATGTGCCATGTAAATGATGGTTTAGACATTTATTTTGGAACAAACAACAAAAGCAGAAAATACGAGCAAATGAATATCAACCCTCAAGTAGCATTGGCTGTTGGAAACATGCAAATAGAAGCCATTGCCACAATATGTGGACATCCCAGTAATAATCCTGAATTCAAAAATATATATAACGCAAAATTTCCTCATCTTGCTGGTCTTTATCCACCTCATGAAGATGATGTAGTAATTAAATGCACACCAACAAAAATCACCTTATTTAAATATGATGGCAAACCGTTTTGGGATATTCTTTACCCTGATCAAAAAAAGGCATGCCGCGAATAA
- a CDS encoding RecQ family ATP-dependent DNA helicase encodes MAITSEVYKSNAELESQLKRLFGYDKFRKGQQQVIEYIMAGRSVLAVMPTGAGKSLCYQLPAVLLDGLTLVVSPLIALMKDQVDGLPEEVQKQVTLINSTLDSDEIDRRLSQIREGKYKLLYAAPERLRQVPFLHALRSRGVSLMVVDEAHCVSMWGHDFRPDYLFIGNALRYLCEPVVLAMTATATPKMRVEISNNLGCQFKVISTGTYRPNLYLESMIVRSDEDKLRSLIHLCRENEGSGIVYTRSRKKAEQLAMLLRRERIKAAHYHAGMDAADRARTQEEFMDGKWRVICATVAFGMGIDKSDVRFVIHYSLPGALEDYYQEAGRAGRDGLPSRCILLCTPSDKANNTRWMHQGRVDADLPRQCYKIIRELTLDSPFAAIHSDDLERELDEEETKVRVAINMLEDIDLVRRHSDIPMTMTIGLTARGMQYGGDELAEFVKCARLKPGQRVSVESIDLSHRADISPYVLEDRLLDWQAKGYITYWGSGHMMLIERLPAPRDSKARLNDLVSRYENVQRRRIDEIYRYAEDRQCRHDIIANHFGEPPINNCHSCDVCLPSRESYEQISRQACPIESSLSDEQRRSKIIETVNMIPGRVGFTGLVRVLKGSITSHIKRDICPNFGIFANLPKAVVERCVSDMLEDGSIRRDDSEYRLIWPADK; translated from the coding sequence ATGGCAATCACGTCCGAAGTTTATAAGTCCAATGCCGAGCTCGAATCACAGCTCAAGCGTCTCTTCGGCTATGACAAATTTCGCAAAGGCCAGCAGCAGGTGATCGAGTATATTATGGCGGGCAGAAGCGTACTTGCAGTAATGCCGACAGGTGCAGGCAAGTCTCTGTGCTATCAGCTTCCCGCGGTGCTTTTGGACGGCCTCACTTTGGTTGTTTCACCCCTGATCGCGCTCATGAAAGACCAAGTAGACGGTCTGCCAGAGGAAGTGCAGAAGCAGGTCACTCTGATAAACTCCACACTCGATAGTGACGAGATAGACCGCCGCCTCAGCCAGATACGCGAGGGCAAATACAAACTGCTATACGCAGCGCCAGAAAGACTGCGGCAGGTGCCGTTTTTGCATGCTCTGCGCAGCAGGGGTGTCTCACTTATGGTGGTAGATGAGGCTCACTGCGTAAGCATGTGGGGTCATGATTTCCGTCCGGACTATCTCTTTATAGGCAATGCCCTGAGGTATTTGTGTGAACCGGTAGTCCTTGCTATGACTGCCACAGCCACACCCAAGATGCGTGTCGAGATATCCAACAATCTGGGCTGCCAATTTAAAGTGATCAGCACCGGCACTTATCGGCCAAATTTGTATCTAGAGTCAATGATCGTGCGGTCGGATGAGGATAAGCTGCGCTCTCTAATTCACCTCTGCCGTGAAAACGAGGGCTCCGGCATAGTCTACACCCGTTCTCGCAAAAAAGCTGAGCAGTTAGCCATGCTTCTGCGCCGTGAACGTATAAAGGCTGCTCATTATCATGCCGGGATGGACGCTGCTGATCGCGCCCGCACTCAGGAAGAATTTATGGACGGCAAGTGGCGTGTGATATGCGCGACGGTTGCTTTTGGAATGGGGATCGACAAGTCGGATGTGCGTTTTGTGATCCACTACAGTTTGCCTGGAGCCCTGGAAGATTATTATCAGGAGGCTGGAAGAGCAGGTCGTGACGGCCTGCCCTCGCGCTGTATTTTACTGTGTACGCCGTCGGATAAAGCGAATAACACTCGCTGGATGCATCAGGGGCGAGTGGACGCCGACCTGCCCCGCCAATGCTATAAGATCATTCGCGAACTTACTCTCGATTCTCCATTTGCTGCCATCCACTCTGACGATCTCGAACGCGAGCTGGACGAAGAAGAGACCAAGGTCCGCGTAGCGATCAACATGCTCGAAGATATCGATCTGGTACGCAGACATTCTGATATTCCTATGACCATGACCATCGGCCTCACCGCAAGAGGTATGCAATATGGAGGCGATGAGCTTGCCGAGTTCGTAAAATGCGCCCGTCTCAAACCTGGCCAGCGTGTCTCGGTTGAATCGATAGATCTGAGCCATCGTGCCGACATTTCTCCATATGTGCTTGAGGACAGACTGCTCGACTGGCAGGCGAAAGGTTATATTACCTATTGGGGATCGGGACATATGATGCTTATCGAGCGCCTTCCGGCCCCCAGAGACTCCAAAGCCAGGCTTAATGATCTGGTGTCGCGTTATGAGAATGTTCAGCGCAGGCGCATCGACGAGATATATCGTTATGCCGAGGATCGTCAATGCAGACACGATATTATTGCAAATCACTTTGGCGAGCCGCCTATAAACAACTGCCATTCATGCGATGTCTGTTTGCCTTCTCGCGAATCATATGAGCAAATAAGCCGCCAGGCATGCCCCATTGAGTCGTCACTCAGCGATGAGCAGAGACGCTCCAAAATCATTGAGACGGTGAATATGATACCAGGTAGGGTGGGCTTTACCGGATTGGTTCGAGTTCTGAAAGGCTCAATAACAAGTCACATTAAGCGTGACATATGTCCCAACTTCGGCATCTTCGCGAATCTTCCCAAAGCTGTTGTCGAGCGATGCGTAAGCGACATGCTCGAAGATGGCTCGATCCGCCGTGACGACAGCGAATACCGTCTCATATGGCCTGCAGACAAATGA
- a CDS encoding BlaI/MecI/CopY family transcriptional regulator, whose translation MELPNLGELELELLRFITDHSPITVRDASIQFGEERELARTTVLTVMERLRKKGYLKRKSRKGVFEYSPYLKKSDLLKKLISSFADKVLGGSIDPLVAYLAEDADLSDEQISELQRLLEGKRKNKNEQRLH comes from the coding sequence ATGGAACTGCCAAATCTTGGTGAATTGGAATTGGAACTCCTCAGGTTCATTACAGATCATTCTCCAATTACAGTAAGGGATGCATCAATCCAATTCGGGGAAGAACGAGAACTGGCGCGCACTACTGTCCTTACTGTAATGGAACGTCTGCGAAAGAAGGGTTATCTGAAAAGGAAAAGTCGTAAGGGAGTATTTGAATACTCGCCTTACCTTAAGAAGAGTGATCTCCTCAAGAAGCTCATCAGTTCGTTTGCAGACAAGGTGCTTGGCGGCTCAATTGATCCGCTGGTGGCATACCTGGCGGAAGATGCCGATTTGAGTGACGAGCAGATAAGCGAATTGCAGCGTCTGTTGGAAGGAAAAAGGAAGAACAAAAATGAACAGCGCTTGCATTGA
- a CDS encoding M56 family metallopeptidase, with protein sequence MNSACIEQHIWNGCLQGTVALLLAYGICRLLPKMQPNAMSWIWRLAYLKLMVAFIFVGSICLPVLNRPYSRPVSAAVNSVLSPSNIRTLNMKAVHSGQAQNMANILVLVWWTGVTLSTMKILAALRRAKRLRQGCENIDDADLQIELEQLCLQMRIKHVPRLLTGDIRSPMICGALKPDIILPNKALATSSRNDLRMILTHELAHVKRYDVIWIWLPIVAQVFFFFHPLVWLFRREWLFTQESACDQLAMQTTGSPCTDYGRMLLGYVTRRTTTAEPVGIGIAEPYETLQRRINAMTKFAPITGKKKIAVWIGICTLALIGIVPWMLSAKDHKLTSAEIADVLAKAVYNKDLRTIHRICPANKNALSHDPAWNYISQKLQSYGRVKDVKLEAKGKILPGLTGKGFSTGPQFVPAADTEVSTWRVKAENGEYRIGLGVQDGKLKFYEFNLADGGIGGGGL encoded by the coding sequence ATGAACAGCGCTTGCATTGAGCAGCATATCTGGAACGGGTGTTTGCAGGGCACTGTGGCTCTGCTGCTGGCATATGGAATATGCAGGCTTTTGCCAAAGATGCAGCCCAACGCAATGAGCTGGATTTGGCGGCTTGCTTATCTCAAGCTGATGGTCGCGTTTATCTTTGTGGGCTCGATTTGCCTGCCTGTGCTTAATCGTCCATACAGCAGACCAGTATCTGCAGCGGTAAACAGTGTGCTCTCGCCAAGTAACATCCGCACATTGAACATGAAAGCAGTTCATTCCGGTCAAGCGCAAAACATGGCAAACATATTAGTTTTGGTATGGTGGACAGGTGTCACACTATCAACTATGAAAATTCTAGCTGCACTGCGCAGGGCAAAAAGATTGCGGCAAGGCTGCGAAAACATCGATGATGCTGATCTGCAAATTGAGCTTGAGCAGCTATGCCTACAAATGCGAATAAAGCATGTGCCTAGACTGCTGACCGGTGATATACGGAGTCCAATGATCTGCGGAGCCCTTAAGCCGGACATAATTTTACCGAACAAAGCACTTGCAACATCCAGCCGCAACGATCTCCGTATGATCCTTACACACGAACTGGCACATGTAAAACGATATGATGTGATATGGATATGGCTGCCAATTGTAGCTCAAGTGTTCTTCTTCTTTCATCCACTTGTTTGGCTTTTTCGCAGAGAATGGCTTTTCACACAGGAATCGGCATGCGACCAGCTTGCCATGCAGACTACCGGCTCACCATGCACGGATTACGGCAGAATGCTCCTCGGCTACGTGACCCGGCGCACAACAACTGCTGAACCTGTCGGCATAGGAATTGCCGAGCCTTACGAAACGCTACAAAGGAGGATCAATGCAATGACCAAATTTGCACCCATCACCGGCAAAAAGAAAATTGCTGTTTGGATTGGTATCTGCACACTGGCACTCATCGGGATTGTGCCCTGGATGCTGAGCGCAAAAGACCACAAACTGACATCTGCAGAAATTGCTGATGTGCTGGCAAAAGCAGTCTACAACAAAGACTTAAGGACAATTCACCGGATATGCCCAGCCAACAAAAATGCTCTCAGCCATGATCCCGCATGGAACTATATATCACAAAAGCTCCAGAGCTACGGTCGGGTCAAGGATGTGAAACTCGAGGCAAAGGGCAAGATACTTCCAGGATTAACCGGAAAAGGTTTTTCAACCGGTCCGCAATTTGTACCCGCTGCAGACACGGAAGTATCGACGTGGAGAGTCAAAGCGGAAAATGGAGAGTATCGGATCGGCCTGGGTGTGCAAGATGGGAAACTGAAATTTTACGAGTTCAATCTGGCTGATGGAGGAATTGGTGGAGGTGGACTCTAA
- a CDS encoding Gfo/Idh/MocA family oxidoreductase translates to MSKVRLGLVGAGRRSRFFCQLARKLPELFEVVSVLVRDPEKRERFAQEWKVATPDSMEQLVATKPEFVIVSVPRAVAPTIIKGLFDLHMPVLSETPPAADLQGLTWLYQQTEGGRHVQVSEQFYRFPMHAARISVVESGVLGRITEAQVSAAHNYHGISPMRKLLGVYFEPAIITTRFFNGIMAVREEGGAETVEEKQTLAHFDFGDKLGIYDFCFSQYDTRIRASRVLVRGERGEICGTTVRYLDQDFKPVIVELVRHDTGNDAHLRDIYNNRICSETTNSAWSCPKDCHHEGITLGKKWVYRNPFVSTCLSDDEIAAAHGLQKMAEHVQGGPSFYSLAEASQDHYLHLMMVQAVATGKPVATEPQVWSSWLPTKE, encoded by the coding sequence ATGAGCAAGGTCAGATTGGGGCTAGTCGGCGCAGGACGAAGATCTAGATTCTTCTGCCAACTGGCCAGAAAACTGCCGGAATTGTTTGAGGTGGTTTCTGTGTTGGTGCGCGATCCTGAGAAGAGGGAGAGGTTTGCGCAGGAATGGAAAGTGGCAACTCCAGACAGCATGGAACAATTGGTTGCTACAAAGCCAGAGTTTGTGATAGTCTCTGTTCCTAGGGCAGTAGCGCCTACTATCATCAAGGGGCTTTTTGACCTCCATATGCCTGTTCTGTCAGAAACTCCTCCTGCCGCTGATCTGCAGGGGCTGACTTGGCTCTATCAGCAAACCGAGGGAGGTAGACACGTGCAGGTGTCAGAGCAGTTCTACCGATTCCCAATGCACGCCGCTCGAATATCAGTAGTGGAATCAGGTGTCTTGGGCAGGATAACTGAAGCTCAGGTCTCTGCAGCGCATAACTATCATGGTATAAGTCCTATGCGTAAGCTTCTTGGTGTGTATTTCGAACCTGCAATCATAACTACGCGCTTCTTCAATGGGATCATGGCTGTTCGTGAAGAAGGGGGGGCAGAGACAGTAGAGGAAAAGCAAACCCTGGCACACTTCGACTTCGGTGATAAGTTAGGTATATACGATTTTTGCTTTTCTCAATATGATACACGAATACGCGCATCTAGAGTCTTGGTGCGAGGAGAGCGTGGAGAGATATGTGGAACAACTGTGCGATACCTGGACCAGGATTTTAAACCTGTAATTGTGGAACTAGTTCGTCACGACACAGGTAATGATGCGCACCTGAGAGATATTTATAACAATCGAATCTGTTCGGAAACAACGAATTCCGCCTGGAGCTGTCCCAAAGACTGTCACCATGAAGGCATAACTCTTGGAAAAAAATGGGTCTACCGCAATCCCTTTGTATCTACCTGTCTGTCTGACGATGAAATTGCCGCCGCCCATGGTCTTCAAAAGATGGCTGAACATGTCCAAGGTGGCCCGAGTTTCTACAGTCTAGCTGAGGCATCGCAAGATCACTACCTCCACCTAATGATGGTCCAAGCCGTGGCTACCGGCAAGCCGGTAGCCACGGAGCCACAGGTTTGGTCTAGTTGGCTTCCGACAAAGGAATGA
- a CDS encoding ABC transporter ATP-binding protein translates to MTADYLKRYTLLEMAIVNIESLSMRAGGTWALWDVNLEIGEGEITAIFGRAGSGKSVLAKIICGLDEPTSGSIFWNGQQNPGCVSIALDKPAFAPDLTVYENLDMFASLWRVPKKKRARQISFVLELMKLSDYSTIMADRLSTGMLRRFEIARALIADAPVTIIDSLLDTLDPDILEKLWDHMLSLRRAEMKSFIVMTSRGKIAEMCPRIAVIHRGRINFLGRPDDFRRLAGEDMVVLGDITNPSVKSRIREQLSVVIQEEDGFLSFRVSNGEKMIGNLLAEYGSDLSCVYLKRPTLEDALDVVAMGGLKVMADVSEERAGQ, encoded by the coding sequence TTGACGGCAGACTATCTGAAGCGATATACTCTGCTTGAAATGGCGATTGTTAATATTGAGAGTCTGAGCATGCGCGCAGGCGGGACCTGGGCGCTGTGGGACGTCAATCTGGAAATAGGTGAAGGCGAGATTACGGCCATATTCGGGCGGGCAGGCTCGGGGAAGTCCGTGCTCGCCAAAATTATATGTGGGCTGGATGAACCCACCAGCGGCTCGATTTTTTGGAACGGTCAACAAAACCCTGGATGCGTGAGCATTGCTCTTGACAAACCTGCATTTGCCCCTGACCTGACAGTCTACGAAAACCTCGATATGTTTGCCTCGCTTTGGCGAGTGCCAAAAAAAAAGCGGGCGAGACAGATCAGTTTTGTGCTGGAACTGATGAAACTCAGCGATTATTCAACAATCATGGCCGACCGCCTTTCCACAGGCATGCTCAGGCGATTTGAGATTGCAAGGGCATTGATTGCAGACGCACCAGTCACAATAATCGACTCGCTGCTGGACACACTCGACCCCGACATTCTCGAAAAACTCTGGGACCATATGCTGAGCCTGCGGCGGGCTGAGATGAAATCATTTATCGTTATGACCTCGCGCGGAAAAATTGCCGAGATGTGCCCGAGGATAGCCGTGATCCATCGCGGAAGGATCAACTTCTTAGGCCGCCCGGACGATTTCAGACGATTGGCAGGCGAGGATATGGTCGTGCTCGGTGATATCACAAATCCATCAGTCAAGAGCAGGATCAGAGAACAGTTGTCGGTAGTGATCCAGGAAGAGGACGGATTTCTTTCATTCAGGGTCTCAAACGGCGAGAAGATGATCGGTAACCTGTTGGCCGAGTATGGCTCGGACCTGAGCTGTGTATATCTCAAGCGCCCGACACTGGAGGATGCATTGGATGTGGTTGCGATGGGTGGGCTGAAGGTTATGGCGGATGTAAGTGAGGAGCGAGCAGGACAGTGA
- a CDS encoding class IV adenylate cyclase, translating into MPRNIEIKARVNDPEETRKLLDSLNDSPYEILSQKDMFFHTREGRLKLRFLGDGSAELISYNRQDEVGPKQSEYTICPVQHPDLLLKALSDSLGVAGIVEKTRVLRHVGQTRVHLDRVKGLGDYLELEVVLRPDQSEEEGRSIAEELMRRLGIRSESLIAGAYVDILPH; encoded by the coding sequence ATGCCCCGAAATATCGAAATAAAAGCTCGAGTAAACGACCCGGAAGAAACTCGGAAACTCCTGGACTCGTTGAATGATAGTCCATATGAGATACTCAGTCAGAAGGATATGTTTTTCCATACAAGGGAAGGACGTCTCAAACTGAGGTTCTTAGGAGACGGTAGCGCCGAGTTGATCTCCTACAATCGCCAGGATGAGGTGGGGCCGAAGCAATCGGAGTACACTATATGCCCCGTTCAGCATCCTGATCTACTGTTGAAAGCGCTTTCGGATTCTCTGGGTGTGGCAGGGATCGTGGAGAAGACACGTGTTCTCCGCCACGTAGGTCAGACCCGTGTGCACCTGGATAGAGTGAAGGGGCTGGGAGATTACCTTGAGCTTGAGGTAGTGTTGAGGCCGGATCAGTCAGAGGAAGAAGGACGTTCCATCGCCGAGGAATTGATGCGCCGGTTGGGCATCCGATCCGAGAGCCTGATCGCCGGGGCGTATGTGGATATCCTGCCACACTGA